Proteins from a single region of Argiope bruennichi chromosome 6, qqArgBrue1.1, whole genome shotgun sequence:
- the LOC129972887 gene encoding probable palmitoyltransferase ZDHHC24, whose product MFLKWRITLSDGFSFGFLIIAIISVFTFEMYVVLPTFEEGFVPKAVHILNAIFILTNILGNLFMVMWVDTSTKKVILPSLLKPMWHFCSICEANAPPRTHHCDRCNCCIFKRDHHCTFSACCIGLKNYRYFLIFLFYMSIGCFYASVFNMFFIWEYLGGFSLFSIAAHILPFVFWLFGYLQFTVFLYTMLSMLALVGFFFVANLFLFHVQNMLKNQTTFERNNGIRTYDLGWRENIVQSLGKNWYKSFILPIFASHLPSDGLSFPTNEQTSTPSLQPLSVGDNIRQRRL is encoded by the coding sequence ATGTTTCTGAAATGGAGAATCACACTTTCAGATGGTTTCTCTTTTGGATTCCTGATAATTGCAATCATTTCTGTATTCACCTTTGAAATGTATGTTGTGTTGCCCACTTTTGAAGAAGGCTTTGTCCCCAAAGCAGTTCATATacttaatgctatttttatactTACAAATATACTAGGTAATCTTTTCATGGTAATGTGGGTAGACACATCTACTAAGAAGGTTATCTTGCCTTCATTATTAAAACCAATGTGGCATTTTTGTTCCATTTGTGAAGCCAATGCACCACCACGAACTCATCATTGTGACAGATGTAATTGTTGTATATTCAAGAGAGATCACCATTGTACATTTTCAGCTTGCTGTATAGGGTTGAAGAACTAtcgttactttttaatatttcttttctatatgtCAATTGGTTGCTTCTATGCCTCtgttttcaatatgtttttcatATGGGAATATCTAGGTGGATTCTCGTTATTTTCTATTGCAGCACATATTTTACCTTTTGTGTTTTGGTTATTTGGATACTTACAGTTCACTGTGTTTCTGTATACCATGTTGTCTATGCTAGCCTTAGTTGGGTTTTTCTTTGTTGcaaatttattcttgtttcacgtacaaaatatgctgaaaaatcaAACTACGTTTGAGAGGAACAATGGTATAAGAACCTATGATTTAGGTTGGAGAGAGAATATAGTTCAAAGTTTAggaaaaaattggtataaaagtTTTATCTTACCAATATTTGCATCACATTTGCCAAGTGATGGGTTATCTTTTCCTACTAATGAGCAGACATCAACTCCTTCGCTCCAACCACTCTCAGTTGGAGATAACATAAGACAAAGACGgttataa